From Heliomicrobium modesticaldum Ice1, a single genomic window includes:
- a CDS encoding acetyl-CoA C-acetyltransferase has product MREVVFVSAVRTPFGKFGGAMASLKAVDLGAAAIQGALRQGGVEPEMVEYVTMGQVLQGGAGQIPSRQAARLAGIPWETPSLTVNKVCASGMIAVALAARMIAAGEIEAAVAGGMESMSQAPYFLPAARWGQRMFNFEAVDLMVHDGLWCPFYNRHMALHGADMAREYGVSREEQDEWALRSQERAAAAIAGGYMAEEIVPVTVPQKKGAPTVVSQDEQPRPTTREGLAKLAPIFDPQGTITAGNAPSVNDGAGALLLMSREKAESLGIRPLATLIGHTEVALEARELAAAPGHAINRLLAKTGKRLDQVDLFEVNEAFAAVVLVSQKVAGFDLEKVNINGGAVAFGHPIGASGARIIATLIHSLRRKGGGIGMAAICSGAAQGDALMVRVD; this is encoded by the coding sequence TTGCGTGAAGTGGTATTTGTCAGCGCAGTCCGGACGCCCTTTGGCAAGTTCGGCGGTGCTATGGCTTCCTTGAAGGCCGTCGACCTGGGTGCTGCTGCCATTCAGGGCGCCTTGCGGCAAGGCGGTGTCGAACCGGAGATGGTGGAGTATGTCACCATGGGACAGGTGCTCCAAGGCGGCGCCGGTCAGATCCCATCCCGCCAGGCGGCACGCTTGGCAGGTATTCCTTGGGAGACGCCTTCTTTGACGGTCAATAAGGTCTGCGCCAGCGGCATGATCGCTGTCGCCTTGGCTGCGCGGATGATCGCCGCAGGCGAGATCGAGGCAGCAGTCGCCGGCGGCATGGAGAGCATGAGCCAAGCGCCTTATTTCCTCCCGGCGGCACGCTGGGGACAGCGCATGTTCAACTTCGAGGCTGTCGACTTGATGGTTCATGACGGGCTCTGGTGTCCCTTTTACAACCGCCATATGGCTCTGCACGGTGCTGACATGGCCCGTGAGTATGGCGTCAGCCGCGAAGAGCAGGATGAATGGGCTTTGCGCAGCCAAGAACGGGCGGCGGCCGCCATCGCCGGCGGTTACATGGCAGAGGAGATCGTGCCGGTGACGGTACCTCAGAAAAAAGGTGCGCCGACGGTGGTCAGTCAAGATGAGCAGCCTCGGCCCACCACCCGAGAGGGATTGGCGAAATTGGCGCCCATCTTCGATCCCCAGGGGACGATCACAGCCGGCAACGCGCCTAGCGTCAACGACGGCGCCGGCGCGCTCCTCTTGATGAGCCGGGAAAAAGCGGAGTCACTAGGAATTCGTCCTCTGGCCACCTTAATCGGCCATACAGAAGTGGCCCTCGAAGCGAGGGAGCTTGCCGCCGCACCGGGTCACGCCATCAACCGTCTGCTGGCCAAGACGGGAAAAAGACTGGATCAGGTTGACCTCTTTGAGGTCAATGAGGCCTTTGCCGCCGTTGTTCTCGTCAGCCAGAAAGTGGCCGGCTTTGACCTGGAAAAAGTCAATATCAACGGCGGCGCTGTCGCCTTCGGCCACCCCATCGGCGCCAGCGGCGCCCGCATCATCGCCACCCTCATTCACAGCTTGCGCCGGAAAGGCGGCGGCATCGGCATGGCAGCGATCTGCAGCGGCGCTGCCCAAGGGGATGCGCTCATGGTGCGTGTCGATTGA
- a CDS encoding AMP-binding protein: MTNYEQTFAEFQWEVPESYNFARDVIDRWALDPDRLALWWVDDYGNEDKKTFRELSDASQRLCNVLREQGIGKGDVVVVILPRLVEWWVINIACLRMGAVISPGTMQLTAKDIRFRLQMADARCIITTDAIAERVDEIYGECPTLQSRILIGGERAGWLRYHEAMATASDSFPTVDTAADDSAILYFTSGTTGYPKMTLHTHTSYPIGHTVTGRYWLDLRSEDLHWNLSDTGWAKAAWSSFFGPWICGAAIFVHHSDRFDPKRTLELLDQYPITTFCGAPTIYRMLVLEDLKQYRFSRLRHCVGAGEPLNPEVIDIWKEATGLTIRDGYGQTESVLLVGSFPCLEPRIGSMGKPAPGFDVQVIDDEGNILPPNKEGDIAVRVKPKRPVGLFKEYWRDPEKTASVFRGDWYLTGDRAYRDEDGYFWFVGRADDVILSAGYRIGPFEVESALLEHEAVAESAVVSSPDEIRGEVVKAFVVLRPGFMPSDDLADELKEHVKKVTAPYKYPRLIEFTPSLPKTVSGKIRRVELRNREWQDHRKA; the protein is encoded by the coding sequence ATGACCAACTACGAACAGACCTTTGCCGAGTTTCAATGGGAAGTCCCCGAATCGTACAACTTTGCCCGTGATGTCATCGACCGTTGGGCCCTAGACCCGGACCGACTCGCCCTGTGGTGGGTCGACGACTACGGGAATGAAGACAAGAAAACCTTCCGTGAATTGAGCGATGCTTCGCAACGCCTTTGCAACGTTCTTCGTGAGCAGGGAATCGGCAAAGGCGATGTGGTCGTCGTTATCCTTCCACGCCTCGTCGAATGGTGGGTCATCAACATCGCTTGCCTGCGCATGGGCGCTGTGATCAGTCCGGGAACAATGCAATTGACAGCTAAAGATATCCGATTCCGCCTGCAGATGGCAGATGCTCGTTGTATCATCACCACTGACGCCATTGCTGAGCGGGTCGATGAAATTTATGGAGAGTGTCCGACCTTGCAAAGCCGCATTCTCATCGGCGGCGAACGAGCAGGCTGGCTTCGTTATCATGAAGCCATGGCAACGGCATCGGACAGCTTTCCCACTGTTGACACAGCGGCCGATGACAGCGCCATCCTCTACTTCACCTCTGGCACGACAGGCTATCCTAAGATGACCCTCCACACCCATACAAGCTACCCCATCGGCCACACGGTGACAGGCCGCTACTGGCTTGACCTGCGTTCAGAAGACCTGCACTGGAATCTGAGCGATACAGGCTGGGCAAAAGCCGCCTGGAGCAGCTTTTTTGGGCCCTGGATCTGCGGTGCTGCCATTTTTGTCCATCACAGCGACCGTTTCGATCCGAAGAGAACTTTGGAACTTCTCGATCAGTACCCCATCACCACCTTCTGCGGCGCGCCCACCATCTACCGCATGCTGGTGTTGGAAGATCTGAAACAGTATCGCTTCTCTCGCCTGCGCCACTGTGTCGGCGCCGGAGAACCGCTCAATCCCGAGGTGATCGACATCTGGAAGGAGGCCACCGGCCTCACCATCCGCGACGGCTACGGCCAGACCGAATCGGTTCTCCTCGTCGGCAGCTTCCCTTGCTTGGAGCCGCGCATCGGTTCCATGGGCAAGCCGGCGCCTGGTTTTGACGTGCAGGTCATCGACGATGAGGGCAATATCCTGCCGCCGAACAAGGAAGGCGACATTGCCGTCCGCGTCAAGCCGAAACGTCCCGTCGGGCTTTTCAAAGAATACTGGCGCGATCCGGAAAAGACCGCTTCCGTTTTTCGCGGCGACTGGTATCTTACAGGCGACCGGGCCTATCGCGACGAAGATGGCTATTTCTGGTTTGTCGGCCGGGCTGACGACGTGATCCTCTCGGCTGGCTACCGAATCGGTCCTTTTGAGGTGGAGAGCGCCCTCTTAGAGCATGAGGCAGTCGCCGAGTCGGCAGTCGTCTCCAGCCCGGACGAGATCCGAGGCGAGGTGGTCAAGGCCTTTGTCGTGCTCCGCCCCGGATTCATGCCTTCTGATGATTTGGCCGATGAGTTAAAGGAGCACGTCAAAAAAGTGACGGCTCCCTACAAGTATCCCCGCCTGATCGAATTCACACCTTCCCTGCCCAAGACCGTCTCCGGCAAGATCCGCCGTGTCGAACTGCGCAACCGCGAATGGCAGGATCACCGCAAGGCCTGA
- a CDS encoding 3-hydroxybutyryl-CoA dehydrogenase: protein MEIKTIMVIGAGQMGSGIAQVAAQSGFTTILHDVNKEAVQRGLQGIQKSLAKFVEKGKLSAEEMEATLGRLQPCDDMAAAADCQIAIEAVVENMNVKANIFRELDRLAPADAILASNTSSLPITEIAAVTSRPEQVIGMHFMNPVPLMKLVEIIRGLATSDETYETIEALSRHLGKTPATCRDVPGFISNRVLQVMINEAVWCLYEGVATAEDIDMIMKLGMNHPMGPLALADLIGLDTVLAILEVLQAGYGDPKYRPCPLLRQYVKAGWLGRKSGRGFYRYG from the coding sequence ATGGAAATAAAAACTATCATGGTCATCGGCGCCGGACAGATGGGCAGCGGCATTGCCCAAGTGGCTGCTCAATCCGGTTTCACCACCATTCTCCATGACGTCAACAAAGAAGCGGTCCAAAGAGGGCTGCAAGGGATCCAAAAAAGTCTTGCCAAGTTTGTCGAAAAAGGTAAGCTTTCTGCCGAAGAAATGGAGGCCACACTGGGACGACTGCAGCCTTGCGACGATATGGCTGCTGCGGCCGATTGTCAAATCGCTATTGAAGCGGTCGTGGAGAATATGAACGTGAAGGCCAACATCTTCCGGGAACTGGACCGCCTTGCTCCTGCCGATGCCATCCTCGCTTCCAACACGTCTTCACTGCCGATCACTGAGATCGCTGCCGTCACCAGCCGGCCAGAACAGGTGATCGGCATGCACTTTATGAATCCGGTGCCGCTGATGAAATTGGTGGAGATCATTCGCGGCTTAGCCACATCGGACGAAACCTACGAGACCATCGAAGCGCTGAGTCGCCATCTCGGCAAGACGCCCGCTACCTGCCGCGATGTACCAGGTTTCATCTCCAACCGGGTGCTGCAGGTGATGATCAATGAGGCCGTCTGGTGCCTCTACGAAGGGGTAGCCACGGCTGAAGACATTGATATGATCATGAAGCTGGGCATGAATCATCCTATGGGCCCTCTGGCCTTGGCCGACCTGATCGGACTCGATACGGTGCTGGCCATTTTGGAAGTCCTTCAAGCGGGCTATGGCGATCCCAAGTACCGTCCCTGCCCGCTGCTTCGCCAGTATGTCAAAGCCGGTTGGCTCGGGCGCAAATCGGGACGCGGTTTTTACCGATACGGCTGA
- a CDS encoding acyl-CoA dehydrogenase, with translation MDFTLNEEQELFLEMVRKFTRNEVAAAAEGVDREHRFPRETIAKMGELGLLGLTIPEEYGGSGGDYLSYVLMIEELAKVCASTAVIVAVHTGLACTSIACFGTEAQREKYLAPLAAGEIIGAYALTEPNAGSDAASLTLMASDEGEYWRLNGNKVFITNASEAGLFITFVRTDPASRGAEGITCLIVERDTPGMTVSRPVEKMGLNGSVTCELHFDNALVPKENVLGDVGQGFKVAMQLLDGGRIAIAAQGLGIAEGALEYALRYIRQREQFGRPIAANQGIQWMVADLATEVDAARLLVYRAAWLKTMGKPHGKEAAMAKKFATDTAMRVTSDCVQLLGGYGYTREYPVERYMRDAKVTQIYEGTNQVQQMVIARHLLR, from the coding sequence ATGGATTTTACGTTGAATGAGGAACAAGAGCTGTTTTTGGAGATGGTACGCAAGTTTACCCGCAACGAAGTGGCTGCCGCCGCAGAGGGAGTCGATCGGGAGCATCGCTTTCCTCGCGAGACGATCGCCAAGATGGGCGAACTGGGGCTGCTGGGATTGACCATTCCCGAAGAATACGGCGGTTCTGGCGGCGATTATCTGTCCTATGTGCTGATGATCGAAGAACTGGCCAAAGTCTGCGCCTCGACAGCGGTGATCGTGGCCGTCCATACAGGCCTTGCATGCACCAGCATCGCTTGCTTCGGTACCGAAGCTCAGCGGGAAAAGTACCTGGCACCCCTGGCGGCTGGTGAGATTATCGGCGCCTATGCGCTGACAGAGCCGAACGCCGGCTCTGACGCGGCCAGTCTCACCTTGATGGCCTCTGATGAAGGCGAATATTGGCGGTTGAACGGCAATAAGGTCTTCATCACCAACGCCAGCGAGGCAGGCCTTTTCATCACCTTCGTGCGCACCGATCCGGCCAGCCGCGGTGCAGAGGGGATCACCTGCCTGATTGTCGAGAGAGATACGCCGGGCATGACGGTGTCACGGCCTGTCGAGAAGATGGGGCTTAACGGCTCGGTCACCTGTGAGCTTCACTTCGACAACGCCCTGGTGCCGAAAGAGAACGTCCTCGGCGATGTGGGACAAGGCTTTAAGGTGGCCATGCAACTCCTCGACGGCGGCCGGATCGCCATTGCTGCCCAGGGTCTGGGCATCGCCGAGGGCGCTCTCGAGTATGCCCTTCGCTACATTCGGCAGCGTGAACAGTTCGGGCGCCCGATTGCAGCAAACCAGGGCATCCAGTGGATGGTCGCTGATTTGGCGACGGAGGTCGATGCCGCCCGCCTGCTCGTCTACCGGGCGGCTTGGCTGAAAACCATGGGCAAGCCCCATGGCAAAGAAGCAGCGATGGCCAAAAAATTTGCCACCGACACGGCCATGCGGGTGACCTCTGATTGTGTTCAATTGCTGGGCGGATACGGCTACACACGGGAATACCCGGTGGAACGGTATATGCGCGATGCCAAGGTGACCCAGATCTACGAGGGAACCAATCAGGTCCAACAGATGGTCATCGCCCGGCATCTGCTTCGCTGA
- the icmF gene encoding fused isobutyryl-CoA mutase/GTPase IcmF, translating to MTEPYRPRHAVRIVTATSLFDGHDASINIMRRLMQASGVEVIHLGHNRSVAEIVDAAIQEDAQAIAVTSYQGGHMEFFKYIIDMLRERGVAHIRVFGGGGGVIVPAEIRELEAYGVCKIFSPEDGRQMGLQGMIDYLVRQADFDPAEEEPENIERLSTAQRDWPQVARWITLAERNVQANRPALSSLFEGLRQRGVKTPVIGVTGTGGAGKSSLIDEMVRCFLAAYEDKRLALLSVDPSKWKTGGALLGDRIRMNGIHHPRVFMRSLATRNSRSELSRAIDDAIAVVKAVGYDLVIVETSGIGQGDHQIIDVCDVSVYVMTSEFGAATQLEKIDMIDLADAVVINKYDRRGAEDALRAVRKQWRRSRNNFAIADDAIPVFGTVASQFDDPGVQVFFHRLMAIVKEKTAGRWPLPVAPHSPLPGSSPSMASPSTMASAKRGRTSASIIPAERVNYLAEIVHVVRDYRAFVDEQVQVARRLYQLQGARQLLAEQKDDSAEEAKAVRESALALLDEEMQTWQARLHPDCRKILDNWECLRDAYRQEKWVTKVRDREIVTSLFTTTLSGTAIPKVALPRFEDWGEILRWALKENVPGQFPFTAGVFPFKREGEDPRRQFAGEGTPERTNRRFHYLCKDDPAVRLSTAFDSVTLYGEDPAERPDIYGKIGNSGVNVCTLDDMKRLYAGFDLCAPNTSVSMTINGPAPILLAMFLNTAIDQQIDAFTEREGRLPNPEEWACIRAETLQRVRGTVQADILKEDQGQNTCIFSTDFALKMMGDIQEYFIQERVRNYYSVSISGYHIAEAGANPITQLAFTLANGFTYVEYYLSRGMKIDDFAPNLSFFFSNGLDPEYSVLGRVARRIWAVVMRQKYRANERSQKLKYHIQTSGRSLHAQEMDFNDIRTTLQALSAIYDNCNSLHTNAYDEAITTPTEASVRRAMAIQLIIGKEFGLTKNENPLQGAFIIEELTDLVEEAVLSEFLRLNARGGVLGAMETQYQRNKIQEESLLYEMRKHTGELPIIGVNTFLNPQGTEIADEMELSRATEAEKRQQIDHLRQFHSKHQAAATQALARLKAVVRSGGNIFAEMMETVRVASLGQITAALYEVGGRYRRNM from the coding sequence ATGACAGAACCGTACCGGCCGCGTCATGCCGTGCGCATCGTGACGGCGACGAGCCTCTTTGACGGCCATGATGCGTCGATCAATATCATGCGGCGTTTGATGCAGGCCAGCGGCGTCGAGGTGATCCACCTCGGTCACAACCGTTCTGTGGCGGAGATCGTCGATGCGGCGATTCAAGAAGATGCCCAGGCCATCGCCGTCACCTCTTACCAAGGCGGCCATATGGAGTTCTTCAAGTACATCATCGACATGCTCCGCGAACGGGGGGTCGCTCATATTCGCGTCTTCGGTGGCGGTGGCGGGGTGATCGTGCCTGCAGAGATTCGCGAACTGGAAGCCTATGGTGTCTGCAAGATCTTTTCTCCCGAAGATGGGCGACAGATGGGTTTGCAGGGCATGATCGACTACCTGGTCCGTCAGGCCGATTTTGATCCTGCTGAGGAAGAACCGGAGAACATAGAAAGGCTGTCGACGGCACAGCGCGATTGGCCTCAGGTAGCCCGCTGGATCACCTTAGCTGAGAGAAATGTGCAGGCGAACCGACCTGCCTTGTCTTCGCTCTTTGAAGGCTTGCGTCAAAGGGGCGTAAAGACGCCTGTCATCGGGGTGACAGGGACAGGCGGCGCCGGTAAAAGCTCGCTGATCGATGAGATGGTGCGTTGCTTTTTAGCGGCCTATGAGGATAAGCGGCTGGCTTTGCTCTCAGTCGACCCGTCCAAATGGAAGACAGGCGGCGCCTTGTTGGGCGATCGCATCCGCATGAACGGGATCCATCATCCTCGTGTTTTCATGCGCTCATTGGCGACGCGCAATTCGCGGAGCGAACTGAGCCGCGCCATTGATGATGCCATCGCCGTCGTCAAGGCGGTCGGTTATGACCTTGTCATCGTGGAAACCTCCGGCATCGGTCAAGGGGACCATCAGATCATCGATGTCTGCGATGTTTCCGTCTATGTGATGACCAGCGAATTCGGCGCCGCCACTCAGCTGGAGAAGATCGACATGATCGATCTAGCCGACGCCGTCGTCATCAACAAGTATGATCGGCGAGGCGCCGAAGACGCGCTGCGGGCCGTTCGCAAACAATGGCGGCGAAGCCGCAACAACTTCGCGATCGCCGATGATGCGATACCTGTCTTCGGCACCGTGGCCAGCCAGTTTGACGACCCGGGCGTCCAGGTTTTTTTTCACCGTTTGATGGCGATCGTGAAGGAGAAGACAGCAGGACGCTGGCCTTTGCCTGTGGCGCCGCATAGCCCTTTGCCAGGCTCATCCCCTTCGATGGCATCGCCGTCAACGATGGCTTCGGCGAAAAGGGGCCGAACCTCTGCGAGCATCATCCCTGCGGAACGGGTCAATTACCTGGCTGAGATCGTTCATGTTGTCCGCGATTATCGCGCCTTTGTAGACGAACAGGTTCAGGTGGCTCGACGGCTCTATCAGTTGCAGGGAGCACGGCAATTGCTGGCGGAACAAAAGGATGATTCTGCCGAGGAGGCTAAAGCCGTCCGCGAATCCGCCTTGGCTTTGCTGGACGAAGAGATGCAAACTTGGCAGGCAAGGCTGCACCCTGATTGCCGGAAGATCCTGGATAACTGGGAGTGTCTCCGTGACGCCTACCGCCAGGAAAAATGGGTCACCAAGGTGCGTGATCGGGAAATCGTCACCTCCCTCTTTACAACTACCCTGTCGGGAACAGCCATCCCGAAGGTGGCCCTTCCTCGTTTTGAAGATTGGGGGGAGATCCTGCGGTGGGCGCTCAAAGAAAATGTGCCGGGCCAGTTTCCCTTTACGGCAGGTGTTTTTCCCTTTAAGCGGGAAGGGGAGGATCCGCGGCGCCAGTTTGCAGGAGAAGGCACACCAGAGCGAACGAACCGGCGTTTTCACTATCTCTGCAAAGATGATCCGGCAGTCCGCTTGAGTACGGCTTTTGACAGCGTCACCCTCTATGGCGAGGACCCGGCGGAACGGCCGGACATCTATGGCAAGATCGGCAACAGCGGCGTCAATGTGTGCACGCTGGACGATATGAAGCGCCTCTATGCCGGTTTCGACCTTTGTGCGCCCAATACATCAGTTTCTATGACGATCAACGGCCCAGCGCCGATCCTGTTGGCCATGTTCTTGAACACCGCCATTGATCAGCAGATCGACGCCTTTACCGAGCGGGAGGGACGCCTGCCGAATCCGGAGGAGTGGGCTTGCATCCGGGCAGAGACGCTGCAACGGGTGCGCGGCACTGTGCAGGCCGATATCCTCAAGGAGGATCAGGGGCAGAACACCTGCATCTTCTCCACCGATTTTGCCCTCAAGATGATGGGCGACATTCAGGAGTATTTCATCCAAGAAAGGGTGCGCAACTACTACTCGGTCAGCATCTCTGGCTACCACATCGCCGAAGCGGGTGCCAACCCGATCACCCAGCTGGCCTTCACCTTGGCCAACGGCTTCACCTATGTGGAATACTACCTGAGCCGGGGGATGAAGATCGATGATTTCGCCCCCAACCTGTCGTTCTTCTTCAGCAATGGCCTCGATCCGGAATACTCGGTGCTGGGACGGGTGGCCCGGCGCATCTGGGCGGTGGTGATGAGACAGAAGTACCGTGCCAATGAGCGCAGCCAAAAGCTCAAGTATCACATCCAGACATCGGGCCGCTCTCTCCATGCTCAGGAGATGGACTTCAACGACATCCGGACAACACTGCAGGCCTTGTCGGCTATTTATGATAACTGCAACTCTTTGCACACCAACGCCTATGATGAAGCGATAACGACGCCGACAGAGGCGTCGGTAAGGCGAGCGATGGCCATCCAGCTGATCATCGGCAAAGAGTTTGGGCTGACCAAAAATGAGAATCCTTTGCAAGGCGCCTTTATCATTGAGGAGCTGACCGATCTGGTCGAAGAGGCGGTCCTCTCCGAGTTTTTACGCCTCAATGCGCGCGGCGGTGTCCTCGGCGCGATGGAGACGCAGTACCAGCGGAACAAGATCCAAGAGGAGTCGCTGCTCTACGAGATGCGCAAGCATACAGGGGAACTGCCGATCATCGGTGTCAATACCTTCCTCAATCCCCAAGGTACCGAGATAGCCGATGAGATGGAATTGAGCCGCGCCACAGAGGCGGAAAAAAGACAGCAGATCGATCACCTGCGCCAATTTCACAGCAAACATCAAGCAGCGGCGACGCAGGCGCTGGCGCGCCTGAAAGCGGTCGTCCGCAGCGGCGGCAATATCTTTGCAGAGATGATGGAAACGGTCCGGGTGGCCAGCCTGGGACAGATCACGGCAGCCCTCTATGAGGTGGGCGGCAGGTACCGGCGGAACATGTGA
- a CDS encoding enoyl-CoA hydratase-related protein: MEFQNLIYESSGAIAVVTINRPKVLNALNKAVLQELDQAFAAIAEMREIAVVIVTGAGEKSFVAGADIAEMSAYGIAEARAFSRLGQQVFNRIEELPQPVIAAVNGYALGGGCELAMACDFRIAAQNARFGQPEVSLGVIAGFGGTQRLPRLVGRGMAAQLLYSGDMIGSDEALRIGLVNKVVAAEALMDEAKAIAGRIAAAGPLSVIASKAALREGSNMDLKRALAYERELFAAGFATADQKEGMAAFLQKRKANFQGR, from the coding sequence ATGGAGTTTCAAAACCTGATTTACGAATCTTCTGGCGCTATCGCCGTTGTGACGATCAACCGCCCCAAAGTGCTCAATGCGCTGAACAAGGCAGTGTTGCAGGAGTTGGACCAAGCCTTTGCCGCTATTGCCGAAATGCGGGAGATCGCCGTCGTCATCGTCACCGGCGCTGGAGAGAAAAGCTTTGTCGCCGGCGCCGACATCGCCGAGATGAGCGCTTATGGCATCGCTGAGGCGAGGGCCTTCTCTCGATTGGGCCAGCAGGTTTTCAACCGAATTGAGGAACTGCCCCAGCCGGTGATCGCTGCGGTCAATGGCTATGCGCTGGGAGGCGGCTGTGAGCTGGCCATGGCCTGTGATTTTCGCATCGCCGCCCAAAATGCCCGCTTCGGCCAGCCGGAGGTTTCCCTTGGCGTCATCGCCGGCTTTGGCGGCACCCAGCGGCTGCCTCGCCTTGTCGGCCGCGGCATGGCCGCGCAGTTGTTGTACAGCGGCGACATGATCGGCAGCGATGAAGCGCTGCGCATCGGCTTGGTCAACAAGGTGGTTGCCGCCGAAGCGCTGATGGATGAGGCGAAAGCCATCGCCGGGCGCATCGCCGCCGCCGGCCCCCTCTCTGTCATCGCCTCTAAAGCGGCGTTGCGGGAAGGCAGCAACATGGATCTGAAGCGGGCCCTTGCCTATGAAAGGGAACTGTTTGCGGCAGGATTCGCCACGGCAGACCAAAAAGAAGGCATGGCCGCCTTCTTGCAAAAACGCAAAGCAAATTTTCAAGGCAGATAG
- a CDS encoding acyl-CoA dehydrogenase: MIFRLSEEQEMLRQTVRDFAESEIAPKAAEMDEKEDYDRSLWDRMAQLGLTGIPFSDSYGGAGMDNLSYIIAVEELSRVCASSGVLLSAHTSLCAWPIDAFGTEGQKQKYLNPLAEGRSVGAFGLTEPGAGSDAGSLKTIARRDGDDYILDGTKIFITNGEWADIYVVIASTDPAKKHRGTTAFIVEKGTPGFSFGKKEHKMGIRASYTYELIFENCRIPAENRLGEEGQGFKIAMMTLDGGRIGIAAQALGIAQGAFDQALAYSKTREQFGKPISANQGLQWMLADMATAIEAARLLVYQAAYLKDAGLPYSKQSAMAKLYASEVAMAVTTKAVQIHGGYGYTREYPVERMMRDAKITEIYEGTSEIQRTVIAAALLK, translated from the coding sequence ATGATTTTTCGTCTTTCGGAAGAGCAAGAGATGCTGCGCCAGACGGTGCGTGATTTTGCTGAGTCGGAGATCGCCCCGAAGGCGGCCGAAATGGATGAGAAAGAGGATTATGACCGCTCTTTATGGGATCGCATGGCCCAATTGGGGCTGACGGGGATCCCCTTTTCGGACAGCTATGGCGGCGCAGGGATGGACAACCTGAGCTATATCATCGCCGTCGAGGAGCTGAGCCGTGTCTGTGCCTCCTCTGGCGTGCTTCTTTCGGCTCATACATCGCTCTGCGCCTGGCCGATCGATGCTTTTGGCACGGAAGGGCAGAAACAAAAATACCTGAACCCTCTGGCGGAAGGTCGGTCGGTGGGCGCTTTCGGCCTTACAGAACCGGGCGCCGGTTCGGATGCCGGATCGCTCAAGACGATAGCCCGCCGTGACGGGGACGACTACATCCTCGATGGCACCAAGATCTTCATCACCAATGGTGAGTGGGCCGATATCTATGTGGTGATCGCTTCTACAGATCCGGCGAAGAAACACCGCGGCACGACGGCCTTTATCGTGGAAAAAGGAACGCCGGGTTTCAGCTTCGGCAAGAAGGAACATAAGATGGGCATCCGCGCCTCTTACACCTATGAGCTGATCTTTGAAAACTGCCGCATCCCTGCTGAAAACCGGTTGGGTGAAGAAGGACAGGGGTTTAAGATCGCCATGATGACCCTGGATGGCGGCCGCATCGGCATCGCCGCTCAGGCGCTGGGGATTGCCCAGGGTGCCTTCGATCAGGCCCTTGCCTACAGCAAGACACGGGAACAATTCGGCAAACCGATCAGTGCCAACCAGGGACTTCAGTGGATGCTGGCCGATATGGCCACCGCCATCGAGGCAGCTCGACTGCTCGTCTACCAGGCGGCTTACTTAAAAGACGCCGGACTGCCCTACAGCAAGCAGTCTGCGATGGCAAAGCTCTATGCCTCAGAGGTGGCCATGGCGGTGACGACCAAAGCGGTGCAGATCCATGGCGGATACGGCTATACACGGGAGTATCCTGTCGAGCGGATGATGCGGGACGCCAAGATCACCGAGATCTACGAAGGCACCAGTGAGATTCAGCGCACCGTCATCGCTGCAGCGCTGTTGAAATAA
- a CDS encoding electron transfer flavoprotein subunit beta/FixA family protein — MKIAVLLKQTFDTEDRIVVKDGAVVPEGVTYIINPYDELAVEEALRIKEKAGQGEVVVISAGDGKVQEALRKALAMGADRAVRVDMEGLAVDEAIVATALATVIQEGGFDLVIGGWRAIDDGSAQVAVRVAEQLNLPQLNVVTKLQIEGGKAIAWREIDGGSEVIEAPLPALVTAQRGLNDPRYPNMKGIMQAKKKELKTVSASSLLPAGATAKVKVLETFLPQAKAAGKIFKDDPASAVQALVSALREEAKVI; from the coding sequence GTGAAAATTGCTGTATTGCTCAAACAGACCTTTGATACGGAAGATCGGATCGTTGTCAAAGATGGCGCTGTCGTGCCGGAAGGGGTCACCTACATCATCAACCCCTATGATGAGCTGGCTGTGGAAGAAGCCCTGCGGATCAAGGAAAAGGCCGGTCAGGGTGAAGTGGTCGTCATTTCCGCTGGCGATGGAAAGGTACAGGAGGCGCTGCGCAAGGCGCTGGCCATGGGGGCCGATCGGGCAGTGCGCGTCGATATGGAAGGCCTTGCTGTCGATGAAGCCATCGTAGCCACCGCCTTAGCCACAGTCATTCAAGAAGGGGGCTTTGATCTGGTGATCGGCGGCTGGCGGGCGATCGATGACGGTTCAGCCCAGGTCGCCGTCCGCGTGGCCGAACAGTTGAACCTGCCGCAACTCAATGTAGTGACGAAGCTCCAAATCGAAGGCGGCAAAGCGATCGCATGGCGGGAGATCGACGGCGGCAGCGAGGTCATCGAAGCGCCCCTGCCGGCGCTGGTTACCGCCCAGCGTGGCCTCAATGATCCTCGTTACCCCAACATGAAAGGGATCATGCAAGCGAAGAAAAAAGAACTGAAGACGGTTTCGGCCAGCAGCCTGCTGCCGGCGGGCGCGACGGCAAAGGTGAAGGTTCTCGAGACCTTCCTTCCTCAAGCCAAGGCGGCCGGCAAGATCTTCAAAGACGATCCCGCTTCGGCTGTGCAAGCCTTAGTGAGCGCCTTGCGGGAAGAAGCTAAGGTGATCTAA